Proteins encoded within one genomic window of Arachis ipaensis cultivar K30076 chromosome B08, Araip1.1, whole genome shotgun sequence:
- the LOC107613395 gene encoding uncharacterized protein LOC107613395 isoform X3: MVGRDGDRGRGRGRRGRPRLSTGHPLDLHADPYSLVGSSSDTTAPTNGRQPPIATTTPSRQEPQIHMMPTPGVPRSWTQQANEPSNTASHGVQSDPAIVAPNLAGSCGERQTTSNSTQDAQGQGTSTATGHSSTSAPKLRYDGAKCWHPPKPGLKHISQVFKENYNKPCLSFDEADDDTRKIWWTEWRKCFDIIDTEEDDIYQAWRFRAAKRLRGMLHAIRKKGARPYWIPPEVIGELMRRWDTDAYRQLQARNTAARKSTRGTSLHTAGGTTFPEARLRLNHSLGRPSRMDEFFEHTHTRKEDRTQWVDEHSRKTKDIFQERMFQAEQERQTAIEAGVIDPPPVSEESIWIETVGGKRRGRVYGMGEVRDSSMVRPRVDGPTTTTSADVLDLRERIIILNRKVEQHAAKYRELEDRYQREKREWQQTVESFREDLNTSNSQMDQFSH, from the exons ATGGTTGGTAGAGACGGAGAT CGTGGCCGTGGCCGAGGCCGAAGGGGGAGGCCTAGGCTTTCTACTGGTCACCCTCTTGACTTGCATGCGGATCCATACTCTCTCGTTGGGTCATCATCCGACACGACTGCTCCAACCAATGGGAGACAACCACCTATTGCTACTACTACCCCCTCCCGTCAGGAGCCTCAGATACACATGATGCCTACTCCGGGTGTGCCAAGATCATGGACTCAACAAGCCAATGAACCTTCCAACACTGCCTCACATGGTGTGCAGAGTGATCCAGCTATTGTAGCTCCTAATCTAGCAGGATCTTGTGGGGAAAGACAAACCACATCTAATAGTACCCAAGATGCTCAGGGTCAAGGAACATCCACTGCCACTGGTCACTCCAGCACGAGTGCTCCCAAGCTTAGATATGATGGTGCCAAATG tTGGCACCCACCTAAGCCTGGATTGAAGCATATCTCTCAGGTTTTTAAGGAAAACTACAACAAGCCTTGTCTGAGTTTTGATGAGGCAGATGATGATACTCGAAAAATATGGTGGACTGAGTGGAGG aaatgctTTGACATTATTGATACGGAAGAGGATGATATCTATCAAGCTTGGAGGTTTAGGGCTGCCAAGCGCTTGCGAGGTATGCTCCATGCCATTCGCAAAAAAGGTGCCCGTCCATATTGGATCCCACCAGAAGTTATCGGTGAATTGATGAGACGTTGGGACACTGATGCCTATAGACAATTACAGGCGAGAAATACAGCTGCCAGGAAATCGACTCGAGGTACTTCCCTTCACACTGCAGGAGGCACCACCTTTCCAGAAGCGAGGTTACGCTTG AATCATTCGCTTGGAAGACCATCACGTATGGATGAGTTTTTTGAGCACACTCATACTCGCAAAGAGGATAGGACTCAATGGGTTGATGAACACTCCCGAAAGACAAAG GATATATTTCAAGAGCGTATGTTTCAGGCTGAGCAAGAGCGGCAGACTGCTATAGAGGCTGGTGTAATTGATCCACCGCCTGTCTCTGAAGAAAGCATATGGATTGAGACAGTGGGTGGAAAACGAAGAGGTAGGGTATATGGCATGGGTGAGGTAAGGGACTCTTCCATGGTGCGGCCTCGAGTTGATGGGCCAACCACGACCACCAGCGCTGATGTTTTGGATCTTAGAGAACGAATCATAATACTCAATAGGAAAGTTGAACAACATGCCGCTAAATATAGAGAGCTTGAAGACCGCTACCAAAGGGAGAAAAGAGAGTGGCAACAGACTGTTGAATCCTTCCGTGAGGATCTCAACACCAGTAACTCACAGATGGATCAATTTAGTCATTAG
- the LOC107613395 gene encoding uncharacterized protein LOC107613395 isoform X2 — MVGRDGDRGRGRGRGRGRGRGRGRGRGRRGRPRLSTGHPLDLHADPYSLVGSSSDTTAPTNGRQPPIATTTPSRQEPQIHMMPTPGVPRSWTQQANEPSNTASHGVQSDPAIVAPNLAGSCGERQTTSNSTQDAQGQGTSTATGHSSTSAPKLRYDGAKCWHPPKPGLKHISQVFKENYNKPCLSFDEADDDTRKIWWTEWRKCFDIIDTEEDDIYQAWRFRAAKRLRGMLHAIRKKGARPYWIPPEVIGELMRRWDTDAYRQLQARNTAARKSTRGTSLHTAGGTTFPEARLRLNHSLGRPSRMDEFFEHTHTRKEDRTQWVDEHSRKTKDIFQERMFQAEQERQTAIEAGVIDPPPVSEESIWIETVGGKRRGRVYGMGEVRDSSMVRPRVDGPTTTTSADVLDLRERIIILNRKVEQHAAKYRELEDRYQREKREWQQTVESFREDLNTSNSQMDQFSH; from the exons ATGGTTGGTAGAGACGGAGATCGCGGTCGTGGCCGTGGCCGTGGCCGTGGCCGTGGCCGTGGCCGTGGCCGTGGCCGAGGCCGAAGGGGGAGGCCTAGGCTTTCTACTGGTCACCCTCTTGACTTGCATGCGGATCCATACTCTCTCGTTGGGTCATCATCCGACACGACTGCTCCAACCAATGGGAGACAACCACCTATTGCTACTACTACCCCCTCCCGTCAGGAGCCTCAGATACACATGATGCCTACTCCGGGTGTGCCAAGATCATGGACTCAACAAGCCAATGAACCTTCCAACACTGCCTCACATGGTGTGCAGAGTGATCCAGCTATTGTAGCTCCTAATCTAGCAGGATCTTGTGGGGAAAGACAAACCACATCTAATAGTACCCAAGATGCTCAGGGTCAAGGAACATCCACTGCCACTGGTCACTCCAGCACGAGTGCTCCCAAGCTTAGATATGATGGTGCCAAATG tTGGCACCCACCTAAGCCTGGATTGAAGCATATCTCTCAGGTTTTTAAGGAAAACTACAACAAGCCTTGTCTGAGTTTTGATGAGGCAGATGATGATACTCGAAAAATATGGTGGACTGAGTGGAGG aaatgctTTGACATTATTGATACGGAAGAGGATGATATCTATCAAGCTTGGAGGTTTAGGGCTGCCAAGCGCTTGCGAGGTATGCTCCATGCCATTCGCAAAAAAGGTGCCCGTCCATATTGGATCCCACCAGAAGTTATCGGTGAATTGATGAGACGTTGGGACACTGATGCCTATAGACAATTACAGGCGAGAAATACAGCTGCCAGGAAATCGACTCGAGGTACTTCCCTTCACACTGCAGGAGGCACCACCTTTCCAGAAGCGAGGTTACGCTTG AATCATTCGCTTGGAAGACCATCACGTATGGATGAGTTTTTTGAGCACACTCATACTCGCAAAGAGGATAGGACTCAATGGGTTGATGAACACTCCCGAAAGACAAAG GATATATTTCAAGAGCGTATGTTTCAGGCTGAGCAAGAGCGGCAGACTGCTATAGAGGCTGGTGTAATTGATCCACCGCCTGTCTCTGAAGAAAGCATATGGATTGAGACAGTGGGTGGAAAACGAAGAGGTAGGGTATATGGCATGGGTGAGGTAAGGGACTCTTCCATGGTGCGGCCTCGAGTTGATGGGCCAACCACGACCACCAGCGCTGATGTTTTGGATCTTAGAGAACGAATCATAATACTCAATAGGAAAGTTGAACAACATGCCGCTAAATATAGAGAGCTTGAAGACCGCTACCAAAGGGAGAAAAGAGAGTGGCAACAGACTGTTGAATCCTTCCGTGAGGATCTCAACACCAGTAACTCACAGATGGATCAATTTAGTCATTAG